The window CGCGCTCCACGGCAGCGGCAGCAGCGCCCCGGCCGCGTCCAGCCCGGCCCGCAGGTCGAACTGTTGCCCGTTGGCGGTCAGATTCTCGATGAGGTGCAGCGCCGCCCGGCGCAGAGCGAACGGATCATTCGATCCCTTTGGCCCCAGCCCGGCGGCGAACAGCCCGGCCAGACTATCCAGCCGGTCGGCCACGGCCAGGGCCAGCCCCGGCCGCGTGGCGCTGACGGCCTCGTACTGCTCGGCGATGGCCGCGGCCACCTCGGCCGGTTCGCCGCCGCGCAGGGCGTAATGGCCGCCCATCTTGCCTTGCAGCGAGGTCATCTCCACGACCATCGTCGTCGCCAGATCGGCCTTAGCCAGCGCCGCGGCCCGGCCGGCCGTGGCCCGCTCGGCGTCGCTCAGCCCCAGCATTCCGGCTACGACCGGAACCAGTTGTTCCAACCGGCGGGTCTTATCGAGCAGCGAGCCGAGTTCGGTCTGGAAGGTCAGCTTGCCCAGATCGGGCACGAACGCATCCAGGCTGCGCTGCACGTCCTTATCGTAGAAGAAGGCCGCGTCGGCGAACCGGGCGCGGATGACGTGCTCGTTGCCGTCGCGCACCACGTCGAGATGCTCCTCGTCGCCGTTGCGCACGGCGATGAAATGGGGCAGCAGCTTGTCCCCCTTGTAGACCGGGAAGTAGCGCTGGTGCTTGCGCATGACGGCCACCAGCACCATCGGCGGCAGGGCCAGGAAGCGCTCCTCGAACGAACCCAGCAGCGGCGTCGGCCGCTCCACCAGGTTGGTCACCTCGTCCAGCAGGGCGGGGTCGTCGGGGATGTGGCCGCCGACCGAGCGGGCCAGTTCGGCCGCGCCGGCGGCGATAGCCTTGCGCCGGGCCGATTCATCGAGCACGATGGTGGCGTTGTCGATGGCGACGTGGTAATCGGCGGCGTGGCGCACCTCGATGGCGGGCGAGCCGAAGGGGCGCAGACCATAGGTGACGCGCCCGCTGTGGACGCCGGCATAGTTGAAGGGCACCACGGCCGGGCCGTGCAGGGCCAGCAGCCAGCGCAACGGGCGGCTATAGCTGACGTTGCTACTGTTCCAGCGCATCGATTTCTCGAACTTAAGCCCGGCGATGAGTTCGGGCAGGCGTTCGGCCAGCACCTCCAGCGACGGCCGCCCGGTCTCGCGCACCACGGCCGAGACGTAACGCTTGCCGCCCTCTTCCACCACGCTCAGGTCATCGACCGACAGGCCGCGGCTGCGGGCGAAACCGGCCGCGGCCGGGGTGGGCTGGCCGTCCTTATCGAAGGCGCGGTCGGCCGGCGGCCCCTTGACCACGCTCTCGCTATCGGCCCCGCGCTCGGCCAGGCCGTCGACGCGCACGGCCAGCCGGCGCGGCGTACCGTCGATCTCCAGGCGCTCGTACTCCAGCCGGGCGGCGTCGAGCAGGGCGGGCACGGCGGTGCGCAGCTGGGCCAGCGCCGCCTTCAGATCGCCGTGGGGTAACTCCTCGCTGCCGATCTCCAGCACGAATGGGTCGCCGTCTTCGGGGGTGGCGGGTGGCGCGTGGCGGGTGGCGTGGGCGTCGTGGACGGCGGGGGCAGGATCTTCCTCATTGGTCTTTTGCGCCCACGCCGCATTCCCGGTAAAGGGATACTCCAGCCGTTGCCGCTGCTCGACGTAGGTGGCCGAGACCTTGTTGGCGACGCGGCGCATGCGGCCGAAGTAGTTGGCCCGCTCGGTGACGCCGACCGCGCCGCGCGTATCGAGCACGTTGAACAGTTGCGAACATTTCAGGTTGTAGTCGTGGGCCGGGGCCACCAGTCCGGCATCGAGGCAGCGATTGGCCTCGCGCTCGTAGGTGTCGTAGATCATCTTCAGCGCGTCCACGTCGGCCACGTTGAAGTAGTAGTGGCAATGCTCGATCTCGGCTTGCAGCAGGGCATCGCCATAGCGCACGCCCGCGCCGTACTCCATCTCCCACACGCTGTTCACCCCTTGCAAGGCCAGGGCGATGCGGTCGAGGCCGTAGGTGATCTCCACCGATACCGGGTCGAGGTCCAGGCCGCCGGCCTGCTGGAAGTAGGTGTATTGGGTGATCTCCTGGCCGTCGAGCCACACCTCCCAGCCCAACCCCCACGCGCCGAGGGCCGGCGATTGCCAGTTGTCCTCGACGAAGCGGATGTCGTGCTCGCGCTGGCTGATGCCGATGGCTTCCAGACTCTTCAGGTATAGCTCGATGGGATTGCCGGGGTCGGGCTTCAGGATGACCTGCAACTGGTAATGTTGCTGCATACGGTTGGGATTGTCGCCGAAGCGGCCGTCGTCGGCGCGGATGCTCGGCTCAACGTAGGCCACTTTCCACGGCTCCGGGCCGAGGACGCGCAGGATGGTGGCCGGGTTCATCGTGCCCGCGCCGACCTGCACGTTATACGGCTGCCAGACGAGGCAGCCCTGCTCCTGCCAATACTCCAGCAGGCGGAGGATCATTTGTTGGAAGCTTAGTTTTTCGATAGACACGTTAATCAGTATCCAGTAGGTCGGGATTCTATAAGTCAGTCGGGGATTATACCACGGGAAGAATAGAACGCGGATGACGCGGATCAGGCGGATTTTCGCGGATCAGATAAATCCATTCCGATCCGCGTCGATCCGTAAAATCCGTGTCATCCGCGTTCTATTCTTCCTCCACCGGGACAAACAGGGTGGCCTCGCGCCGCAGGCGGTGGATGAAGTCGACGCTCTTCAGGTCGCGCTCCAGGATGTGGGTCAGATAGGCGTACATGACGCGCTCGATCTCGTGCAGCACCGCCGGACGCAGGCGCAACTGGCTGACGGTGTCCCACGGCCGCGTCTGCAAATAGCGCATCACCTTCACGGCCACGGCCGAGATGGGCCGGGCGCGCGGGTCAGTGGCCTGGCAGTTGGGGCAGAGCAGGCCGCCCAGATCGGCGCTGAAGGCCTGGGCCTGCTCCTGGATCGGCTCGCCACAATGGAGGCAGTTGAACAGACGCGGCTGGAAGCCGGTCATAGACAGCAGGCGCAGCTCGAAGTAGCGGGCGGGCAACAGCAGTTCGTCGGCCGGCAGCGTGGCGAACCAGCCCAGCGCGGCCGATAGCAGCTCGTAGATGTCGGGGTGGGGATCGTCATCGACGGTGAAGCGGTCGAGCAGTTCCACGGCGTAGGAGGCATAGGTGGCCCGCAGCAAGTCATCGCGCAGCGCGGCGTAGGCCTCCACCATCTCGGCCTGGGTCACGATGTCGAGGTCGCGCCCCTCGGCCACCAGGAAGCGGCTACGCATGAACAGTTCCACGTGGCCCGTCTTGCGGCTTTGCGGCTTGCGCGCCCCCTTGCCGATGGCCCGCACCTTGCCGCGCTCGGCGCTGAACAGCGTCAGCAGCCGGTCGGCTTCGCCGAAATCACTGCGGCGGATGACGATGGCCTCGGTGCGGTAGGTGCGGTCGCGTGGCATAAGCTCAATTTTATCCCAAATGGCCCAGAAAGTCGCTTAAGCCGCGTTTGTCCGCCGGCCAGGAGAAGCGTATAATCAACCTTCGCGGGCCATTAGCTCAGCGGTAGAGCAGATGACTTTTAATCATTTGGTCGTAGGTTCGAATCCTACATGGCCCATTTCTGAAAAGACCTGACAGGTGGGGCGGCCCGCCCCACCTGTCAGGTCTCATAGTTTAAAAACAAAACAGCCGCCTCTTGCGAGGCGGCTGCTGTGGATCCGATGCCAGGAGGGGAGCATCCAGACCCGACGGTCGAATCCCGGTCGAGGAGAGGGTGGGAAACAACCTAGGTCTAGACGGGGTGTTCCAGTCGCGTTTCTCTCGTGCCAGTTTGGGGGGAGGAGTTCCTCTTAAACCCGCTAGACTTAGATAATAGTATAATGGATGTATTGGCAATTTGCAAGAGGGATTTTGTGAATCTTTCCTAAATCCAATAGGAAATAGGTATGATTGCCATAACAAATAAGTTGGCAATGCTATCCCTACAGGCTGGCGACAGTGTGGCAAAGCGCGCCGCGGGCCTGAAAATAGCCAAGAATTGAGCGAAATTACTTATGTTCCAAACCATTAAAGGATTATTTAAATTGAGCCGGCCGCTCTCGACGCTGACCGGGGTGCTGGCCGTCGGGCTGGGCGGCTACGTGGCCGGCACCGGGGCGTGGGACAAGATCGGCCTGGCCGCGCTGGCGACGCTGTTCGTCTCGGCCGCGGCCAATGCCTGGAACGATTACCGCGACATCGACATCGACCGCATCAACCAGCCGCAACGGCCGTTGCCGTCGGGCATGGTCAGCCCCCGCGCGGCGTTGGTCTTCTCGATTGTCCTGGCCGCGCTGTCCCTGGGGCTGGCGGCGCTCATCAGTCCGGCGGCGCTGGCGATTGCCGTCGCGTCCAATATTCTGCTCTACGTCTACTCCGTGTGGCTGAAGAGCACGGTATTGCTGGGCAACGCGACGGTGGCCCTCATCTCGGCCATGAGTCCCATCTTCGGCGGGGTGGCGGCGGGCAATCCGCGGCCGTCGTTGTGGCTGGGGGCCATCATCTTCGTCGGCATCCTCGGCCGCGAGGTGCTGAAGACGCTGGCCGACTACGACGGCGACCACGCCCACCAGGTGCGCACCATCGCCACGGCCATCGGCCCACGCGCCGCCCGCACGGTGTTCTTCTTTCTGCTGGGGGCCACGGCCATCGTCATGCTGGCCCCCTATTTGGCCGGGCAGTATGAGCCGATCTACGCCTGGATCGTCGCCCTGGGCGTGTTCCCGGTGGCCGTCTACGTCATCATCCGCGTCACCCGCGAGCGCAGCGGCCCGCAATTGGAGCGGCTGAGCCAGTTGCTCAAGTACGATTTCCTGATCTGGTTCGCCGCCGTGCTTCTGGGCGCGAGTGTATAAAAAAGAGAATCCTCAGATTAGTGGACAGTGGGTAGTGGACAGTGGGCAGTACCCACTGCCCACTACCCACTACCCACTGTCTACTGTCCACTACCCACTATTCCTAATCCGCGGATAATACGCCCATGACTTATTACGCCCAGACCATGCCCGGTGTCGAGGAGATCGCCTGGCTGGAGATTCGCCGGCGGCTGAAGGATGCCCACTTTCAGCGCTATCTCTTTGCCAAGGAACAGAACGGCATCGTCGTCTTCGATTACCCCGGCGCGGCGGCCGACCTGCTGCGGCTGCGCACCACCGAGGACGTGTTCATGCAGATCGCCTACCACGACGACCTGACCCGGTTGCGGCGCGACCTGAAGGGCATCCACGAGCTGATCGCCTCGTCGGAGAGCTTCGGCCGGGCCGTCAACGACTATCTGCGCGTCCGCCGCTTCAGCGCCCCGCCGACCTATCGCGTCATCAGCCGCCAGTACGGCAAGTTTGAGTATTCGCGCAAGCACCTGACCGAGACGGTGTGGCGCAGCCTGAAGCAGCGC is drawn from Candidatus Promineifilum breve and contains these coding sequences:
- the recO gene encoding DNA repair protein RecO encodes the protein MPRDRTYRTEAIVIRRSDFGEADRLLTLFSAERGKVRAIGKGARKPQSRKTGHVELFMRSRFLVAEGRDLDIVTQAEMVEAYAALRDDLLRATYASYAVELLDRFTVDDDPHPDIYELLSAALGWFATLPADELLLPARYFELRLLSMTGFQPRLFNCLHCGEPIQEQAQAFSADLGGLLCPNCQATDPRARPISAVAVKVMRYLQTRPWDTVSQLRLRPAVLHEIERVMYAYLTHILERDLKSVDFIHRLRREATLFVPVEEE
- the glyS gene encoding glycine--tRNA ligase subunit beta, coding for MSIEKLSFQQMILRLLEYWQEQGCLVWQPYNVQVGAGTMNPATILRVLGPEPWKVAYVEPSIRADDGRFGDNPNRMQQHYQLQVILKPDPGNPIELYLKSLEAIGISQREHDIRFVEDNWQSPALGAWGLGWEVWLDGQEITQYTYFQQAGGLDLDPVSVEITYGLDRIALALQGVNSVWEMEYGAGVRYGDALLQAEIEHCHYYFNVADVDALKMIYDTYEREANRCLDAGLVAPAHDYNLKCSQLFNVLDTRGAVGVTERANYFGRMRRVANKVSATYVEQRQRLEYPFTGNAAWAQKTNEEDPAPAVHDAHATRHAPPATPEDGDPFVLEIGSEELPHGDLKAALAQLRTAVPALLDAARLEYERLEIDGTPRRLAVRVDGLAERGADSESVVKGPPADRAFDKDGQPTPAAAGFARSRGLSVDDLSVVEEGGKRYVSAVVRETGRPSLEVLAERLPELIAGLKFEKSMRWNSSNVSYSRPLRWLLALHGPAVVPFNYAGVHSGRVTYGLRPFGSPAIEVRHAADYHVAIDNATIVLDESARRKAIAAGAAELARSVGGHIPDDPALLDEVTNLVERPTPLLGSFEERFLALPPMVLVAVMRKHQRYFPVYKGDKLLPHFIAVRNGDEEHLDVVRDGNEHVIRARFADAAFFYDKDVQRSLDAFVPDLGKLTFQTELGSLLDKTRRLEQLVPVVAGMLGLSDAERATAGRAAALAKADLATTMVVEMTSLQGKMGGHYALRGGEPAEVAAAIAEQYEAVSATRPGLALAVADRLDSLAGLFAAGLGPKGSNDPFALRRAALHLIENLTANGQQFDLRAGLDAAGALLPLPWSAPARAEVMAFIAGRLEVVLRDAGHPSSVVKAVLAEQAHDPYAAGRAAAALGAATQAADWATTLNAFARCVRITRPLKDSYTLRPDALGVAEERGLLDGLLAAEAEKDGTVETFIAALRRLTPPITALFDAVLIMDEDATVRENRLALLQRVAGLSVGVADLSQLERF
- a CDS encoding geranylgeranylglycerol-phosphate geranylgeranyltransferase, whose protein sequence is MSRPLSTLTGVLAVGLGGYVAGTGAWDKIGLAALATLFVSAAANAWNDYRDIDIDRINQPQRPLPSGMVSPRAALVFSIVLAALSLGLAALISPAALAIAVASNILLYVYSVWLKSTVLLGNATVALISAMSPIFGGVAAGNPRPSLWLGAIIFVGILGREVLKTLADYDGDHAHQVRTIATAIGPRAARTVFFFLLGATAIVMLAPYLAGQYEPIYAWIVALGVFPVAVYVIIRVTRERSGPQLERLSQLLKYDFLIWFAAVLLGASV